From the genome of Nicotiana sylvestris chromosome 2, ASM39365v2, whole genome shotgun sequence, one region includes:
- the LOC104230116 gene encoding protein OBERON 3, producing MVENSTESDNKVKENSKSEENTVEGTSFGTLGEKGIQFLGKSVSEMKMVSDAHPSYQELTLSYLCEKGFQERDVFEKVGSSYKGKEVMVLGEDQNEESNNRWVERDFLQLNNESRGNGNSSKRDSVEDEEIEAANREKKPKIETLNLSLALPDVSLSLAGSNRVVPNGGDLPSRLRPSRSVQSLEPSLNNTRTTHSNDFTAASLSCSYSHAFSHNPSCSLTHNSTEYYEHSMGSHRRGSDHIWNCGEGTNGSVHSRFRPIGDGGVALANNYGGSFALGSQVLHKETCNNSVYRTTSSDNISFFPSELPARPRIDGQSGDSRGRGSESLRGLESMDGGRARKISRPERILREIVSESIPLMAQIVQELPDETVESTKEYLRSLIATPERKDELVGLQNRLHRRCDLTNETLAKCHKTQLELFVAIKMGLGSFLSSKKSPPTTELVEIFLLERCRNINCMRVLPVEDCECKICSTKKGFCSECMCPVCLNFDCANNTCSWVGCDACSHWCHAVCGIQRNLIKPGPSFKGPAGTTEMQFYCLGCGHASEMFGFVKDVFTSCAKDWGEETLMKELDCVQKIFQGSEDFKGKELHVKAAELRSKLEKKMISRPDVCNFIFQFFNYADGLSEFPPSNFPDKDFSSQAGPKKDAVALPASTSLAPKSSFYNISSSSGRKDIMMFDERQQKDVKLVEDEWSVKRLKKDDLDSLESIVRIKEAEARMFQNRADDARRDAESFRRVARMKTEKLEEEYSEKLDKLCLQETEERRRKKLEELKVLENSQCDYYKMKMRMQSEISGLLKRMEATKQLLV from the exons atggtggaaaattCAACCGAGTCCGATAACAAGGTAAAAGAGAACAGTAAATCCGAGGAGAATACTGTTGAAGGGACAAGCTTTGGAACATTAGGAGAAAAGGGTATTCAATTTCTTGGGAAATCAGTATCAGAAATGAAAATGGTCAGTGATGCTCATCCTAGCTATCAAGAGTTGACTCTTAGTTACCTTTGTGAGAAGGGATTTCAAGAAAGAGATGTTTTTGAGAAAGTAGGTAGCAGTTATAAAGGGAAAGAAGTGATGGTATTAGGTGAGGATCAGAATGAGGAAAGTAATAACAGATGGGTAGAAAGGGATTTTCTTCAATTGAATAATGAGAGTAGAGGGAATGGGAATTCATCTAAAAGGGATTCTGTTGAGGATGAGGAAATTGAGGCAGCTAATAGAGAGAAGAAACCTAAGATTGAAACCCTTAACCTTTCTTTGGCTTTGCCTGATGTTTCACTCTCTTTAGCTGGCTCAAATAGGGTGGTCCCAAATGGTGGTGATCTTCCTTCTAGGTTGAGGCCTAGTAGGAGTGTACAGTCATTAGAACCATCACTTAACAATACAAGAACCACTCATTCCAATGATTTCACAGCTGCATCATTGTcttgctcctattcccacgccttttcCCACAACCCTAGTTGCTCGCTTACGCATAATTCAACGGAGTATTATGAACATTCCATGGGGAGTCATCGAAGGGGCAGCGATCACATCTGGAATTGTGGAGAAGGAACTAATGGTTCAGTTCATAGCCGGTTTAGGCCAATTGGAGATGGGGGTGTTGCTCTGGCGAATAACTATGGCGGAAGTTTTGCTCTTGGGAGCCAAGTTTTACATAAGGAGACGTGTAATAACAGTGTTTATAGGACTACAAGCTCGGATAACATTTCGTTTTTCCCATCTGAGTTGCCCGCAAGACCAAGAATTGATGGTCAATCGGGCGATTCAAGGGGAAGAGGTTCAGAAAGTCTCAGAGGTTTGGAGAGTATGGATGGAGGACGGGCTCGTAAGATTTCTAGGCCTGAGAGAATCCTTAGAGAAATAGTTTCTGAATCTATTCCTCTTATGGCTCAGATTGTGCAAGAGCTTCCTGATGAAACAGTTGAATCGACAAAGGAATACTTGAGGAGCCTAATTGCAACACCTGAGAGAAAAGACGAATTAGTTGGCCTTCAGAACAGGCTACATAGGAGATGTGATCTTACCAACGAGACTCTCGCAAAGTGTCACAAGACTCAACTGGAGCTTTTTGTTGCAATAAAAATGGGTCTCGGGAGCTTCTTATCTAGCAAAAAGTCCCCACCAACAACTGAACTAGTGGAAATTTTCTTACTTGAAAGGTGTCGAAATATAAACTGCATGAGGGTATTGCCTGTTGAGGATTGTGAATGCAAGATTTGCTCAACAAAGAAGGGATTCTGCAGTGAATGCATGTGTCCGGTTTGTTTGAACTTCGATTGTGCCAATAATACTTGCAGTTGGGTTGGGTGTGATGCATGTTCACACTGGTGTCATGCTGTTTGTGGTATTCAGAGGAATCTTATAAAGCCAGGTCCAAGCTTCAAAGGGCCTGCCGGGACAACTGAAATGCAATTTTACTGTCTTGGATGTGGTCATGCATCTGAAATGTTTGGATTTGTTAAAGATGTCTTCACGTCTTGTGCAAAAGATTGGGGTGAAGAAACATTGATGAAAGAGCTTGACTGTGTTCAGAAAATCTTCCAAGGGAGTGAAGATTTTAAAGGCAAGGAGTTGCATGTTAAGGCTGCTGAATTGCGTAGTAAGCTAGAGAAAAAGATGATTTCTCGTCCGGATGTCTGCAATTTCATCTTTCAGTTCTTTAATT ACGCAGATGGGCTATCAGAGTTTCCTCCATCCAACTTTCCTGATAAAGACTTTAGTAGTCAAGCTGGTCCCAAAAAAGATGCGGTTGCTCTTCCTGCATCTACCTCGCTTGCTCCCAAATCTTCCTTCTACAACATAAGCTCTTCAAGTGGAAGAAAAGATATTATGATGTTTGATGAGCGTCAGCAGAAAGATGTTAAATTGGTTGAAGACGAATGGTCTGTGAAGCGGCTAAAGAAAGACGATCTTGATAGCTTGGAAAGCATCGTGCGGATCAAAGAAGCAGAAGCGAGGATGTTTCAGAATCGAGCAGATGATGCTCGCCGAGACGCAGAGAGTTTTAGACGGGTGGCTAGAATGAAAACGGAGAAACTGGAGGAAGAATATTCAGAAAAACTTGATAAACTCTGCTTGCAGGAGACCGAGGAAAGGAGGAGGAAAAAGTTGGAAGAGCTTAAAGTATTGGAGAATTCACAATGTGATTACTACAAGATGAAAATGAGAATGCAATCTGAGATATCAGGCTTGCTCAAAAGAATGGAAGCAACTAAGCAGCTGTTGGTTTAA